One genomic segment of Bradyrhizobium prioriisuperbiae includes these proteins:
- a CDS encoding acetolactate synthase 3 large subunit: protein MSDSTSHDPNQMTGAAMIVRALIDHGVKHLFGYPGGAVLPIYDEIFQQDQVEHILVRHEQGAGHAAEGYARSTGLPGVVLVTSGPGATNMVTPLTDALMDSIPLVCITGQVPTHLIGNDAFQECDTVGITRPCTKHNWLVRRIEDLPRVLHEAFYVATTGRPGPVVVDVPKDVQFAVGTYTPPRKSDVHVSYKPRVKGDAEQIRKAVSLLANAKRPVIYSGGGVINSGLEASRLLRELVQATGFPITSTLMGLGAYPASGKNWLGMLGMHGTYEANMAMHDCDVMLCIGARFDDRITGRTDAFSPNSKKIHIDIDPSSINKNIRVDVPIIGDVANVLGDLLQVFKAESKAPDTRAWWQTIATWRARNSLAFKKNDDVILPQYAIQSLFEKTRGRDTYITTEVGQHQMWAAQFFGFEEPHRWMTSGGLGTMGYGLPAALGVQVAHRDSLVIDIAGDASVQMTMQEMSTAVQYELPIKIFILNNQYMGMVRQWQQLLHGNRLSHSYSEALPDFVKLADAFGCVGMQVTKPRDLDGALDEMIKVKRPVLFDCRVAALENCFPMIPSGKAHNEMLLPAEANDEATAKAFAGGKALV from the coding sequence ATGAGCGACAGCACGAGCCACGACCCCAACCAGATGACCGGCGCAGCGATGATCGTCCGCGCGCTGATCGACCATGGGGTCAAGCACCTCTTCGGTTATCCGGGCGGCGCGGTGCTTCCGATCTATGACGAGATTTTCCAGCAGGACCAAGTCGAGCACATCCTGGTACGCCATGAGCAGGGCGCGGGCCACGCCGCGGAGGGCTATGCCCGCTCCACCGGCCTGCCGGGCGTGGTGCTGGTGACGTCGGGGCCCGGCGCCACCAACATGGTGACGCCGCTGACCGACGCGCTGATGGATTCGATCCCGCTGGTCTGCATCACCGGCCAGGTGCCGACCCACCTGATCGGCAACGACGCCTTCCAGGAGTGCGACACCGTCGGCATCACCCGTCCCTGCACCAAGCACAACTGGCTGGTGCGGCGGATCGAGGACCTGCCGCGGGTGCTGCACGAGGCGTTCTATGTCGCGACCACCGGCCGTCCGGGCCCGGTGGTGGTCGACGTGCCGAAGGACGTGCAGTTCGCCGTCGGCACTTACACCCCGCCGCGCAAGTCGGACGTGCATGTCTCCTACAAGCCGCGGGTGAAGGGCGACGCCGAGCAGATCCGCAAGGCGGTGTCGCTGCTCGCCAACGCCAAGCGTCCGGTGATCTATTCCGGCGGGGGTGTCATCAATTCGGGACTGGAAGCCTCCAGGCTGCTGCGCGAACTGGTGCAGGCGACAGGCTTCCCGATCACCTCCACCTTGATGGGTCTCGGCGCGTATCCTGCGTCGGGCAAGAACTGGCTCGGCATGCTCGGCATGCACGGCACTTATGAGGCCAACATGGCGATGCATGACTGCGACGTCATGCTGTGCATTGGCGCGCGGTTCGACGATCGCATCACCGGGCGCACCGATGCGTTCTCGCCGAACTCGAAGAAGATCCATATCGACATCGATCCGTCTTCGATCAACAAGAACATCCGCGTCGACGTTCCCATCATCGGCGACGTTGCCAACGTGCTCGGCGACTTGCTGCAGGTGTTCAAGGCGGAATCGAAGGCGCCGGACACCAGGGCCTGGTGGCAGACCATCGCGACCTGGCGTGCGCGCAATTCACTCGCGTTCAAGAAGAACGACGACGTGATCCTGCCGCAATATGCGATCCAGAGCCTGTTCGAAAAGACCCGGGGCCGCGACACCTACATCACCACGGAAGTGGGCCAGCACCAGATGTGGGCGGCGCAGTTCTTCGGCTTCGAGGAGCCGCATCGCTGGATGACGTCGGGCGGTCTCGGCACCATGGGCTATGGCCTGCCGGCGGCGCTGGGCGTGCAGGTCGCGCATCGCGACAGCCTGGTGATCGACATCGCCGGCGACGCGTCGGTGCAGATGACCATGCAGGAGATGTCGACCGCGGTTCAGTACGAACTGCCGATCAAGATCTTCATCCTCAACAACCAGTATATGGGCATGGTGCGGCAGTGGCAGCAGCTGCTGCATGGCAACCGTCTCTCGCATTCCTATTCGGAAGCGCTGCCGGATTTCGTCAAGCTGGCGGACGCGTTCGGCTGTGTCGGCATGCAGGTGACCAAGCCGCGCGATCTCGACGGCGCGCTGGACGAGATGATCAAGGTCAAGCGTCCCGTGCTGTTCGATTGCCGTGTCGCCGCGCTGGAAAATTGCTTCCCGATGATTCCGTCGGGCAAGGCGCACAATGAAATGCTGTTGCCAGCCGAAGCCAACGATGAGGCCACCGCAAAGGCCTTTGCCGGCGGCAAGGCGCTGGTGTGA
- a CDS encoding MerR family transcriptional regulator, translating into MKIGELARRLDVASSKIRFLEAEGLVQPVGRSTGGYREYDEDSVVTLELILQAQSLGFTLQEIKRGLADNHDVRSHEYLITRLSQKLTELDRHLAQVRDLRSRIVAAIDDVKTRAGNGSAALAACPSRRAAPRLKTRGAGKHTATARTPAVRA; encoded by the coding sequence ATGAAGATCGGTGAACTGGCCCGGCGGCTCGACGTGGCGTCGTCGAAAATCCGGTTTCTGGAGGCTGAGGGCCTGGTGCAGCCGGTGGGCCGGTCGACCGGCGGCTATCGCGAGTATGACGAGGACTCGGTTGTGACCCTGGAGCTGATCCTGCAGGCCCAATCGCTTGGCTTCACGCTGCAGGAAATCAAGCGCGGCCTCGCCGACAATCACGATGTCCGCTCCCACGAATACCTGATCACGCGGCTGTCGCAGAAACTCACCGAACTCGATCGACACCTGGCCCAGGTCAGGGATTTGCGCAGCCGCATCGTGGCGGCGATCGACGACGTGAAGACGCGCGCCGGGAATGGCAGCGCGGCGCTTGCCGCCTGTCCATCGCGCCGCGCAGCGCCGCGACTGAAGACGCGTGGGGCTGGAAAGCACACCGCCACGGCGCGCACGCCGGCGGTGCGCGCATGA
- a CDS encoding lysozyme inhibitor LprI family protein has protein sequence MSAASKGGDPASVEVCVKAAGNKARALDDCIGKASGRCIGPDEGAKSSTEVRTCLDAEQAQWDKLLNASYQALLKGLEPDQQAKLRDMQRSWIETRTKTCDFYYDYFQGTMAHPMIANCLNRETARRAIFLRGFAEDMAGWKK, from the coding sequence GTGTCTGCCGCAAGCAAGGGCGGCGACCCCGCCTCGGTGGAGGTGTGCGTCAAGGCGGCGGGCAACAAGGCGCGGGCGTTGGACGACTGCATCGGCAAGGCGTCGGGGCGCTGCATCGGGCCGGACGAGGGGGCGAAATCGTCCACCGAGGTTCGCACATGTCTCGACGCCGAGCAGGCCCAGTGGGACAAGCTGCTGAACGCGTCCTATCAGGCGCTGCTGAAGGGCCTCGAGCCCGATCAGCAGGCCAAGCTGCGCGACATGCAGCGATCCTGGATCGAGACCCGAACCAAGACCTGCGATTTCTACTACGATTATTTCCAGGGCACGATGGCCCATCCGATGATCGCCAACTGCCTCAACCGGGAAACCGCCCGCCGCGCGATCTTTCTTCGCGGTTTCGCTGAGGACATGGCCGGCTGGAAAAAATAG
- a CDS encoding NADH:flavin oxidoreductase/NADH oxidase family protein, whose protein sequence is MHATIPPHSLFSPLTLPNGTVIPNRIAKAAMEENMADDGQLPGAALRRLYECWSKGGAGLILSGNVMIDPKALTGPGGVVLDERQPLEPFKAWALAAKSGGGQVWLQISHPGRQVFVAMGQGAVAPSAIRVNIPGHSHRFPEPRALTADEIAVIVQRFATTAKLAEAAGFDGVQLHAAHGYLISQFLSPLSNHRTDAWGGSLVNRARLLIDVIKAVRAVVSPGFSVAVKLNSADFQKGGFDAADAVQVVRWLNDLPVDLVELSGGSYESPAMQGTAQAGSTGAREAYFIDFAREIGAVARMPIMVTGGIRRRAIAEQALLPRDGKPGVAIVGIASAMAFEPALPQRWKGGEALDVAIPGVGWRNKALAGLAKMALVKLQLRRLGAGRVPKLGANPVFTLIAQQIRTARRTKRYRAWVSRARVAPAR, encoded by the coding sequence ATGCATGCGACGATTCCACCCCATTCGCTGTTTTCTCCGCTGACCCTGCCGAACGGCACGGTAATCCCGAACCGCATCGCCAAGGCGGCGATGGAGGAGAACATGGCCGACGACGGCCAGCTTCCCGGCGCGGCGTTGCGGCGGCTCTATGAGTGCTGGTCCAAGGGCGGCGCCGGCCTCATCCTGTCCGGCAATGTGATGATCGACCCGAAAGCCCTCACCGGGCCCGGAGGGGTGGTGCTCGACGAACGGCAGCCCCTGGAGCCGTTCAAGGCCTGGGCGCTGGCGGCCAAGAGCGGGGGAGGCCAGGTTTGGCTGCAGATCAGCCATCCGGGCCGCCAGGTGTTCGTCGCGATGGGGCAGGGCGCGGTGGCCCCCTCCGCTATCCGCGTCAACATTCCCGGCCATTCGCACCGCTTCCCGGAGCCACGGGCGCTGACCGCTGACGAGATCGCCGTCATCGTGCAGCGTTTCGCAACCACGGCGAAGCTGGCCGAGGCCGCGGGGTTCGATGGCGTGCAACTTCATGCCGCGCACGGCTACCTGATCAGCCAATTCCTCTCGCCATTGAGCAACCACCGCACCGACGCGTGGGGCGGTTCGCTGGTCAATCGCGCGCGGCTGCTGATCGACGTGATCAAGGCGGTGCGCGCGGTGGTGTCGCCCGGCTTCAGCGTCGCGGTGAAGCTGAATTCGGCCGACTTCCAGAAAGGTGGTTTCGATGCGGCGGATGCGGTCCAGGTTGTGCGCTGGTTGAACGATCTGCCGGTCGATCTCGTGGAATTGTCCGGCGGCAGTTACGAAAGCCCGGCCATGCAGGGGACTGCGCAGGCCGGCAGCACCGGCGCGCGTGAGGCCTATTTCATCGATTTCGCCCGCGAGATTGGGGCCGTCGCGCGCATGCCGATCATGGTCACCGGCGGCATCCGTCGTCGCGCCATCGCCGAACAGGCGCTGTTGCCCCGTGATGGCAAGCCCGGCGTCGCCATCGTCGGCATCGCCAGCGCCATGGCGTTCGAGCCGGCGCTGCCGCAGCGATGGAAGGGCGGTGAAGCACTTGATGTCGCCATTCCCGGTGTCGGCTGGCGCAACAAGGCGCTGGCAGGTCTTGCCAAGATGGCGCTGGTCAAGCTGCAACTGCGTCGTCTCGGCGCCGGCCGTGTGCCGAAACTTGGTGCGAACCCGGTTTTCACCCTGATCGCTCAGCAGATCAGGACCGCGCGGCGCACCAAGCGTTATCGTGCCTGGGTGTCGCGGGCACGGGTAGCCCCAGCCAGATAA
- a CDS encoding LysE family translocator — MSQQLVVAFIIFATVALYTPGPNNVMLLTSGLNYGFRRTVPHVLGVAIGFAVQVALIGLGLGAVFEAWPLLQTVLKYAGCAYLIYLAVAIALSGPTDTSNKGSGRPLTFFGAALFQWINVKGWVIAIGTITAYAAIASYPWNILALAGLLLVLGISSSVTWVLFGTWLQPIVTSPRAVRIFNIVMALLLLASLYPVLMEA; from the coding sequence ATGTCGCAACAGCTGGTTGTCGCCTTCATCATCTTCGCCACGGTGGCGCTGTACACGCCGGGGCCGAACAATGTGATGCTGCTGACGTCGGGGCTGAACTATGGTTTCCGCCGCACGGTGCCGCATGTGCTCGGCGTAGCCATCGGGTTTGCGGTGCAGGTGGCGCTGATCGGGCTTGGCCTCGGCGCGGTGTTCGAGGCCTGGCCGCTGCTGCAGACGGTGCTGAAGTACGCCGGCTGTGCCTACCTGATCTATCTCGCTGTCGCGATCGCGCTGTCGGGGCCGACCGACACCTCGAACAAGGGCTCCGGCCGTCCCCTGACGTTCTTTGGCGCGGCGCTGTTCCAGTGGATCAACGTCAAGGGCTGGGTGATCGCGATCGGCACCATCACCGCTTATGCTGCAATTGCGAGCTACCCTTGGAACATCCTCGCTTTGGCTGGCCTGCTGCTGGTGCTCGGAATTTCATCGTCGGTGACCTGGGTGCTGTTCGGTACCTGGCTGCAGCCGATCGTCACATCGCCCCGCGCCGTTCGGATCTTCAATATCGTGATGGCGCTGCTGTTGCTGGCCTCGCTTTACCCGGTGCTGATGGAGGCATGA
- the uxuA gene encoding mannonate dehydratase, whose product MLQGWRWYGPDDPVSLGDIRQAGATDIVSALHQVPIGEAWTRKAVEERKAIIENGPPGRNPLTWSVVESIPIPDDVKRLGARATGSIEAWIASLEAVAAAGIKVICYNFMPVVDWCRTDLEWDLPNGARALRFDQDRFAAFELHILERPEARLDYSPDAQARARQAYERMSRDDIDDLVMAIASALPGSTTEPMTIPQFRDRLDHYREITPGLLRRHLVEFLQRVAPVAEQLGVTLTLHPDDPPRPLFGLPRVASTADDYQALFDAVPSRANGICLCTGSLGVRADNDLPAMAERFGPRIAFAHLRATKRESDGSFFEADHLDGDVDMIAVLKVLLAENARRSPADRIVFRPDHGHRMLDDLAATKRTNPGYTAIGRLRGLAELRGAMRAIVHG is encoded by the coding sequence ATGCTGCAGGGATGGCGCTGGTATGGGCCCGATGATCCCGTGTCGCTGGGTGATATCCGCCAGGCCGGCGCGACCGACATCGTGTCGGCGCTGCATCAGGTGCCGATCGGCGAGGCCTGGACCCGCAAGGCGGTCGAGGAGCGCAAGGCGATCATCGAGAACGGGCCACCCGGACGCAATCCGCTGACCTGGTCGGTGGTGGAATCGATCCCGATCCCCGATGACGTCAAACGATTAGGGGCGCGGGCCACAGGCTCGATCGAGGCGTGGATCGCAAGTCTGGAGGCGGTCGCCGCCGCCGGCATCAAGGTCATCTGTTATAATTTCATGCCGGTCGTGGATTGGTGCCGCACCGATCTGGAATGGGACCTGCCGAACGGGGCCCGTGCGCTGCGTTTCGACCAGGATCGTTTTGCCGCGTTTGAGCTGCACATTCTGGAGCGGCCGGAGGCGCGCTTGGACTATTCGCCGGATGCGCAGGCCCGCGCCAGGCAGGCCTACGAGCGGATGAGCCGGGACGACATCGATGATCTCGTGATGGCCATCGCCAGCGCCTTGCCCGGTTCGACCACCGAGCCGATGACAATTCCGCAATTCCGCGATCGGCTCGACCATTACCGCGAGATCACGCCGGGCCTGCTGCGCCGGCACCTCGTCGAATTTCTGCAGCGGGTCGCGCCGGTCGCCGAACAGCTCGGTGTGACGCTGACGCTGCATCCCGACGATCCGCCACGTCCGTTGTTCGGATTGCCACGCGTCGCGTCCACGGCCGATGACTATCAGGCCTTGTTCGATGCGGTGCCGTCCAGGGCGAACGGGATCTGCCTGTGCACAGGTTCGCTGGGGGTGCGTGCGGACAATGATCTGCCCGCGATGGCCGAGCGTTTCGGGCCGCGGATTGCCTTTGCGCATCTGCGCGCAACCAAACGCGAAAGCGATGGCTCTTTCTTCGAGGCTGATCACCTGGATGGCGACGTCGATATGATCGCCGTGCTGAAGGTGTTGCTCGCGGAGAATGCGCGGCGTTCACCCGCTGACCGGATCGTATTCCGTCCCGATCATGGCCACCGCATGCTCGATGACCTCGCCGCGACCAAGCGGACCAATCCGGGTTATACCGCGATCGGCAGGCTGCGTGGGCTGGCCGAGTTGCGCGGCGCAATGCGGGCCATCGTGCACGGATAG
- a CDS encoding GFA family protein: MSAPTIQRFASCTCGWLQFRCEGEPVRVSMCHCADCQRRTGSVFSVVAFFQRRAVSVAHGKSKNFIRDSAVGTQVLFHFCPACGSTVSWEPERMPDLIGIAVGAFADPTFPKPEQSVWTANKHHWLPLPTEMAAHDMMPPPKT, encoded by the coding sequence ATGAGCGCGCCCACCATCCAGCGTTTCGCCAGTTGCACCTGCGGATGGCTTCAGTTCCGCTGCGAAGGCGAGCCGGTGCGCGTCTCGATGTGCCATTGCGCCGACTGCCAGCGGCGCACCGGCAGCGTGTTCAGCGTCGTCGCCTTTTTCCAACGCCGCGCCGTCAGCGTGGCGCACGGCAAGTCGAAAAACTTCATCCGCGATTCCGCGGTCGGAACGCAGGTGCTGTTCCATTTCTGTCCCGCGTGCGGATCGACGGTGTCGTGGGAGCCGGAGCGCATGCCGGACCTGATCGGCATCGCCGTCGGCGCCTTCGCCGATCCGACATTCCCGAAGCCGGAGCAGTCGGTCTGGACCGCCAACAAGCATCATTGGCTGCCGCTGCCCACTGAGATGGCAGCTCACGACATGATGCCGCCGCCGAAGACGTGA
- the ilvC gene encoding ketol-acid reductoisomerase → MRVYYDRDADINLIKGKKVVVVGYGSQGHAHALNLKDSGVKDVAIALRKGSASAKKAEAAGFKVLEVAEAAKWGDVIMMLTPDELQADIYREHLHDNMKNGAALLFAHGLNVHFNLIEPRADIDVLMVAPKGPGHTVRSEYQRGGGVPCLIAIHQDSSGNAHDLGLSYASAIGGGRAGIIETSFREECETDLFGEQVVLCGGLVELIKGGFETLVEAGYAPEMAYFECLHEVKLIVDLIYEGGIANMNYSISNTAEYGEYVTGPRIVTSETKAEMKRVLADIQNGVFTRNWMLENKVNQTSFKATRAKLAQHQIEDVGAKLRDMMPWIKKGALVDKSKN, encoded by the coding sequence ATGCGTGTGTATTACGACCGCGACGCGGACATCAATCTGATCAAGGGCAAGAAAGTTGTCGTGGTCGGATACGGCAGCCAGGGCCATGCCCACGCGCTGAACCTCAAGGACTCCGGCGTCAAGGACGTGGCCATCGCGCTGCGCAAGGGGTCGGCTTCGGCCAAGAAGGCGGAAGCCGCCGGCTTCAAGGTGCTGGAAGTCGCCGAAGCCGCCAAGTGGGGCGACGTCATCATGATGCTGACCCCGGATGAGCTGCAGGCCGACATCTATCGCGAGCATCTGCACGACAACATGAAGAACGGCGCTGCGCTGCTGTTCGCTCATGGCCTCAACGTGCACTTCAACCTGATCGAGCCGCGCGCCGACATCGACGTGCTGATGGTCGCCCCGAAGGGCCCGGGCCACACCGTGCGCTCCGAGTATCAGCGCGGTGGCGGCGTGCCCTGCCTGATCGCGATCCATCAGGACTCGTCGGGCAATGCCCACGACCTCGGTCTGTCCTACGCCTCCGCCATCGGCGGCGGTCGCGCCGGCATCATCGAGACCTCGTTCCGCGAAGAATGCGAAACCGATCTGTTCGGCGAGCAGGTCGTGCTCTGCGGCGGCCTGGTCGAGCTGATCAAGGGCGGCTTCGAGACCCTGGTGGAAGCCGGCTACGCGCCGGAGATGGCCTACTTCGAGTGCCTGCACGAAGTGAAGCTGATCGTCGACTTGATCTATGAAGGCGGCATCGCCAACATGAACTACTCGATCTCCAACACCGCCGAATACGGTGAGTATGTCACCGGTCCGCGCATCGTGACCTCGGAGACCAAGGCCGAGATGAAGCGCGTGCTCGCCGACATCCAGAACGGCGTGTTCACCCGCAACTGGATGCTGGAGAATAAGGTCAACCAGACCTCGTTCAAGGCCACCCGCGCCAAGCTCGCCCAGCACCAGATCGAGGACGTCGGCGCCAAGCTGCGCGACATGATGCCCTGGATCAAGAAGGGTGCGCTGGTCGACAAGTCCAAGAACTAA
- the ilvN gene encoding acetolactate synthase small subunit: MNQPASAYFLEDRKDPNETHTLSVLVANEPGVLARVIGLFSGRGYNIESLTVSETEHQKHVSRITIVTTGTPQVIQQIKHQLDRMIPVHSVIDMTLTGKAIERELAMVKVRGTGEPRVESLRLAEAFRARVIDASTESFVFEITGATTKIDQFIDLMKPLGLVEVARTGVVAIVRGPESM; the protein is encoded by the coding sequence ATGAACCAGCCTGCATCCGCCTATTTCCTCGAGGACCGCAAGGACCCGAACGAGACCCATACGCTTTCCGTGCTCGTCGCCAACGAGCCCGGCGTGCTCGCGCGCGTCATCGGTCTTTTTTCCGGCCGCGGCTACAACATCGAAAGCCTCACGGTGTCGGAGACCGAGCACCAGAAGCACGTCTCGCGCATCACCATCGTCACCACCGGCACGCCGCAGGTGATCCAGCAGATCAAGCACCAGCTCGACCGCATGATCCCGGTGCACAGCGTGATCGACATGACGCTGACCGGCAAGGCGATCGAGCGCGAGCTCGCCATGGTCAAGGTGCGCGGCACCGGTGAGCCGCGGGTGGAATCGCTGCGGCTGGCGGAGGCATTCCGCGCCCGCGTGATCGACGCCTCGACGGAAAGCTTCGTGTTCGAAATCACCGGCGCCACCACCAAGATCGACCAGTTCATCGACCTGATGAAGCCGCTCGGCCTTGTCGAGGTGGCGCGCACCGGCGTCGTCGCCATCGTGCGCGGACCGGAGAGCATGTAA
- a CDS encoding alpha/beta hydrolase produces the protein MTKRDQDISSPARRTILQGVGLGLTAGVAGGLIGSAEAQTASAQPAATGEIWSQDYWAKKGDIPLWMYRKRVGAPKSGEPARPVLFFVHGSSVTSRVFDLNVPGHGEYSIMNEFARYGFDCWTMDHENYGKSGRTSGNANIASGVEDLKAAAEIVTRETGQRKFHFLGESSGALRAGAYAMVQPERADRLVLAAFTYKGEGSPTLAKRAEQVEYYRTHNMRKRDREMIRSIATRDKPGTSDQAAVDVLADVEMQFGDQIPTGTYLDMTANLPVVHPEKVLSPVLLVRGEFDGIAAVPDLEEFFNRLPNGDRQFIILPGTAHSVALAINRHLFWHVTRAFLTMPAPLAT, from the coding sequence ATGACGAAACGCGATCAAGACATCTCTTCGCCCGCACGACGCACAATCCTCCAGGGTGTCGGATTAGGTCTCACAGCCGGTGTGGCCGGCGGCCTGATCGGCTCCGCGGAGGCGCAGACAGCATCGGCGCAGCCGGCCGCGACCGGCGAGATCTGGAGCCAGGACTACTGGGCGAAGAAAGGCGACATCCCGCTATGGATGTATCGCAAGCGCGTGGGCGCGCCGAAATCGGGCGAGCCGGCGCGTCCGGTGCTGTTCTTTGTGCACGGCTCGTCCGTCACCTCGCGGGTGTTCGACCTCAATGTGCCGGGACACGGCGAATATTCGATCATGAACGAATTCGCCCGTTATGGCTTCGACTGCTGGACCATGGATCACGAGAACTACGGCAAATCAGGGCGTACCTCCGGCAATGCCAACATCGCCAGCGGCGTCGAGGACCTGAAAGCGGCAGCCGAAATCGTGACGCGGGAGACCGGCCAGCGGAAATTCCACTTCCTCGGCGAATCCTCGGGCGCGCTGCGCGCCGGCGCCTACGCCATGGTGCAGCCGGAGCGCGCCGACCGGCTGGTGCTGGCCGCCTTCACCTACAAGGGCGAGGGATCGCCGACCCTGGCCAAACGTGCCGAGCAGGTCGAATATTATCGCACCCACAACATGCGCAAACGTGACCGCGAGATGATCCGGTCCATCGCCACCCGCGACAAGCCCGGCACCAGCGACCAGGCCGCGGTCGATGTGCTGGCGGACGTGGAGATGCAGTTTGGCGATCAGATCCCGACCGGCACTTATCTGGACATGACCGCCAACCTGCCGGTGGTGCATCCGGAGAAGGTGCTGTCACCGGTGCTGCTGGTGCGCGGCGAATTCGACGGCATCGCCGCCGTCCCCGATCTGGAAGAGTTTTTCAACCGGCTGCCGAACGGCGACCGGCAGTTCATCATCCTGCCGGGCACGGCCCATTCCGTCGCGCTGGCGATCAACCGCCATCTGTTCTGGCATGTCACCCGCGCCTTCCTCACCATGCCGGCGCCGCTGGCGACGTGA
- a CDS encoding branched-chain amino acid aminotransferase yields the protein MSLDFEILPAAHPTPEKERTAKLVDPGFGRIFTDHMALVRYNQAKGWFGARVESRANFPLDPATAVLHYAQEIFEGLKAYTRDDGGVNLFRPDANARRFHNSAERMAMAPLPEPVFIEAVEQLVRIDRAWVPGGEGSLYLRPFMIASEVFLGVKPSADYIFAVIASPVGSYFKGGPAPVSIWVSETYTRAAIGGTGAVKCGGNYAASLRAQAEAIDHGCDQVVFLDAIERRYVEELGGMNVFFVFDDGSLLTPPLGTILPGITRDSILALAKDSGTPVREEAYTVQQWRADAASGKLKEAFACGTAAVISPIGKVCSASGDFQINGGAAGPVAMGLRKKLVDIQYGRAADPHDWIRKVL from the coding sequence ATGAGTTTGGATTTCGAAATCCTGCCTGCGGCACATCCGACGCCCGAGAAAGAGCGCACGGCAAAGCTCGTGGATCCAGGTTTTGGCCGGATTTTCACCGACCACATGGCGCTGGTCCGCTACAATCAGGCCAAGGGCTGGTTTGGCGCGCGCGTCGAATCCCGCGCCAATTTCCCGCTCGATCCGGCCACGGCCGTCCTGCACTACGCTCAGGAGATTTTTGAAGGCCTCAAGGCCTACACACGCGACGACGGCGGCGTGAACCTGTTTCGCCCGGACGCCAATGCCCGTCGCTTCCACAATTCGGCCGAGCGCATGGCCATGGCCCCGCTGCCCGAACCGGTGTTCATCGAGGCGGTCGAGCAGCTCGTGCGCATCGATCGCGCCTGGGTGCCGGGCGGTGAGGGCAGCCTCTATTTGCGGCCCTTCATGATCGCGAGCGAGGTCTTCCTCGGCGTGAAACCGTCCGCGGATTACATCTTCGCCGTCATCGCCTCGCCGGTTGGCTCCTATTTCAAGGGCGGACCTGCGCCGGTGTCGATCTGGGTGTCGGAGACCTACACCCGCGCCGCGATCGGCGGCACCGGCGCCGTCAAGTGCGGCGGCAATTATGCCGCCAGCCTGCGTGCCCAGGCCGAGGCCATCGATCACGGCTGCGACCAGGTGGTCTTCCTCGATGCGATCGAGCGCCGTTATGTCGAGGAGCTCGGCGGCATGAACGTGTTCTTCGTGTTCGACGACGGTTCGCTGCTGACGCCGCCGCTTGGCACCATCCTGCCGGGCATCACCCGCGATTCGATCCTCGCACTCGCGAAGGATTCCGGCACGCCCGTGCGTGAGGAGGCCTACACCGTCCAGCAGTGGCGTGCTGACGCCGCCAGCGGAAAGCTGAAAGAGGCTTTTGCTTGTGGCACGGCGGCGGTCATCTCGCCGATCGGCAAGGTGTGTTCCGCGAGCGGTGATTTTCAGATCAATGGCGGTGCCGCCGGCCCTGTCGCCATGGGGCTGCGCAAGAAACTGGTCGACATCCAGTACGGTCGCGCGGCCGATCCGCACGACTGGATCAGAAAGGTCCTGTGA
- the bluB gene encoding 5,6-dimethylbenzimidazole synthase: protein MEQASVSAQFGDTFRDQLLDLLVWRRDVRRFKRDPLPDGMLERLVRLACLAPSVGLSEPWRFVQVEDPARRHAIRASFEHCNAAALQSQSEDRVALYARLKLAGLDDAPCQFAVFADGATAQGHGLGRLTMPATIDYSAVMAVHTLWLAARAEGIGLGWVSILDPDVVATALDVPPAWRFIGYFCLGYPIDNDDVPVLEREGWETRRLPESVLFRR from the coding sequence ATGGAACAGGCATCCGTTTCAGCACAATTCGGCGATACGTTTCGCGACCAGCTGCTCGACCTGCTGGTGTGGCGCCGTGATGTCAGGCGCTTCAAACGTGACCCGCTGCCCGACGGGATGCTGGAGCGGCTGGTCCGACTGGCTTGCCTCGCGCCGTCGGTTGGTCTCAGCGAACCGTGGCGCTTTGTGCAGGTGGAAGATCCAGCGCGTCGTCACGCCATCCGCGCCAGCTTCGAACACTGCAATGCTGCGGCCCTGCAGTCACAGTCGGAAGATCGCGTCGCACTCTATGCACGCTTGAAGCTCGCCGGGCTCGATGATGCGCCCTGCCAGTTCGCGGTGTTCGCCGATGGCGCGACCGCGCAGGGCCACGGCCTCGGCCGCCTGACCATGCCTGCGACCATCGACTATTCCGCGGTGATGGCGGTGCATACGCTCTGGCTCGCCGCGCGCGCCGAAGGCATCGGACTGGGCTGGGTGTCGATTCTCGATCCCGATGTGGTCGCCACCGCGCTGGACGTGCCGCCGGCCTGGCGTTTCATCGGTTACTTCTGCCTGGGTTATCCCATCGACAATGACGATGTGCCGGTGCTGGAGCGCGAGGGGTGGGAAACCCGGCGATTGCCCGAGTCGGTGCTGTTCCGCCGTTGA